The nucleotide window TGTGGAACGTGGATCCGTGCAGATCTTCTTCGCTGAAGTCAGCCATCCCTGGTCCCCTTCGTCGGGTTGCAGCGGATCACTGGACCCGTCGCGGTTACAGACTAGCGACCCAGTTCTGCAGCAGCCGGGCACCGGCCGTACCGGACTTCTCCGGGTGGAACTGGGTCGCGCTCAGCGGGCCCTGTTCGATGCCGGCCACGAACCGATCACCGTCGTGCTCGGCCCAGGTGACGACGGCCTCGCCCAGCGCGGGCCGGGCCCGCTCTCGTACGCCGTAGGAGTGGACGAAGTAGAACCGCTCGTCGGCCAGACCGCCGAAGAGCTTGCTCTGCTGCGGCGCATCGACCGTGTTCCAGCCCATGTGCGGCAGCCGACGCGCGTACAGTTCCTCGACCACCCCGGGCCACTGCGCGCAGCCGGCCACTCGGCGGCCGTGCTCGACGCCTTCGGTGAAGAGGATCTGGGCGCCGACACAGATGCCGAGCACCGGCTTGCCCGCGGCCACCCGTTCGGCGATGATCTTGTCCCCGCCGATGTTGATCAAGCCGTCGACGCAGGCGGCGAAGGCCCCCACACCGGGCACCACTAACCCGTCGGCGGCCACCGCCTCGTCATGATCAACACTGACGGTCACCTCGACGCCGGTCCGGGCCAGCGCCCGCTGCGCCGAACGGATGTTGCCCAGCCCGTAGTCCAACACCACCACTGACAACTCGGGGGTCACAAGGTGCCCTTGGTGCTGGGGATGCCGGTGACCCGGGGATCGAGGGCGACGGCATCGCGGAGCGCCCGGGCGACCGCCTTGAACTGGGCCTCGACGATGTGGTGCGGGTCGCGGCCGGCGAGCACCCGCAGGTGCAGGCAGATGCCGGCGTGGAAGGCCAGGCTCTCCATCACGTGCCGGGTCAGGCTGCCGATGTACGGCACTCCCGCCCCGTTTCCCGATTCAACAGGACCGCCGCCGATGATCACGTACTCCTGGCCTTCCGGCTCTCCGCTGTGCACGCAGTACGGCCGGCCGGACACGTCCACCACGGCCTGAGCCAGCGCCTCGTCCAGCGGCACCATCGCGTCGCCGAAGCGCCGGATGCCGCGCTTGTCCCCCAACGCGATCTTGATCGCCTGGCCGAGCGCGATCGCGGTGTCCTCGACGCTGTGGTGCGCGTCGATCCAGACGTCACCCTTGGTCTCGATCTCAAGATCGAAAAGTCCGTGCCGGGCCAGCGCGGTCAGCATGTGATCGTAGAAGCCGACGCCGGTGTTAATCACCGAGTCACCCACACCGTCCAAGTTGATCTTGACCGCTACCGACGACTCGGAGGTGCTTCGGTCGACGGATCCGGTCCGCGGTTCACTCATCGGTCAGCCTTTCGCTGTCGGGCAGGATCTCGGTCAACGCGTCCCGGAACGCGGCGTTCTCCTCCGGCGTGCCGACCGACACCCGCAGCCAGCCGGCCGGGCCGGTCTCCCGGATCAGTACGCCGCGATCCAGCAGCCGCTCGAAGACCCGGTGCCGATCGGTGAACCGGCCGAACAGGATGAAGTTCGCGTCCGACGGCGGGACCCGCAGCCCGGTGCCGGAAAGCCAGTCCTGCAAGGAATCCCGCTCGTCCCGCAGCGCGTCGACCTGCTTCAGCATCTCCGGCGCATGGGCCAGCGCGACCCGCGCCACCGCCTGGGTGACCGCCGACAGGTGGTAGGGCAGCCGGACGATCCGCAGCGCGTCCACGAACGCCGGCGCCGCGGCCAGATAACCCAAGCGCCCACCGGCGAAGGCGAACGCCTTGCTCATCGTCCGGCTCACCGCCAGCCGCGGAAACGCCGGCAGCAGCTCCAGCGCACTCGGCGTGCCCGGCCGGGCGAACTCCGCGTACGCCTCGTCGATCACGATCACCCCCGGCGCCGCCGCGCACAACGCGCGAAGTTGATCGAGGGTCGCCTTGGTGCCGGTCGGGTTGTTCGGGCTGGCGACCAGGACCACGTCCGGCCGGAGCTCTGCCATCGATCGCAGAGCAAGATCAACATCGAGAGAGAAATCGGCCTTGCGCGGGACCGTCAGCCATTCGGTGTGGGTGTTGCGGGCGTACTCCGGATACATCGAGTACGACGGTGCGAAGGTCAGCGCACTGCGGCCCGGCCCGCCGAACGCGCCGAGCACGTGGGTCATCACTTCGTTGCTGCCGTTGGCCGCCCAGATGTTCTCGGCGGTCAGCCCGTGACCGAGGAAGGCGGCCAGATCCCGCCGCAGCGCCAGCGCATCGCGTTCCGGGTAGCGGTTCATTCCCGCTGCCGCGTCGCGGATCGCCGCAGCGATGTCGTCGATCAGCGCCGGACTCGGCGGGTACGGATTCTCGTTCACGTTCAGCCGAACCGGCACGTCCAGCTGCGGTGCGCCGTACGGCTCCTCCCCCTTCAGCTCCGGCCGCAGCGGCAGCTCCTCCAGACTCGGATTCGCCGTCACCGGGTGCGCTCCTGCCGGATGGAGATGGCCCGGCCGTGCGAGGGCAGATCCTCGGCCTCGGCGAAGGTGACGACGCTGTCCGCGATCTCGGCCAGCGCGTCCTCGCTGTAGTCGATCACGTGCACCGCCTTGAGGTAGCTTTTCACGTTCAGTCCGGACGAGTGGCAGGCACAGCCGGCAGTTGGCAGGACGTGAGTGCTGCCAGCGGAGTAGTCGCCCAGCGACACCGGCGACCACGAGCCGAGGAAGATCGCCCCGGCGTTGTTGATCTTGGTCGACACAGCGGCCGCGTCCCGGGTCTGGATCTCCAGGTGTTCGGCGGCGTATGCGTCGGCCACCGCAATCCCGGCGTCAAGATCATCGACCAGCACCACGCCGGACTGCTGCCCGGTCAGCGACGCCTCGATCCGCGCTGCGTGCCGGGCCTGGGCGACCTGGAGCTTCAACTCGTCCTCGACCGCGGCCACCAAGGTCTCCGAGTCGGTGATCAACACCGAGGCGGCGGCCGGATCGTGCTCGGACTGGGAGATCAGATCGGCGGCCACGAAGGCGGGCACCGCGGAGTCGTCGGCCAAGATCGCGATCTCGGTCGGCCCGGCTTCGGAGTCGATCCCGACCAGCCCCTTGACCAGCCGCTTCGCTGCCACCGTGTAGATGTTGCCGGGCCCGGTGATCATGTTCACCTTCGGACAGAGCCCGGGCACACCGTAGGCGAACATCGGCACCGCCTGGGAACCGCCGACCGCGTAGACCTCGTCCACCCCGAGCAGGGCGCACAGTGCCAGGATGCTCGGGTGCGGGAGCCCGCCGAACTCCCGCTGCGGCGTCGAGGCCAGCGCCAGCGAGCCGACTCCGGCGACCTGGGCCGGCACCACGTTCATGATCACCGTCGAGGCCAACGGTGCAACGCCACCGGGGACGTACAGGCCGACCCGATCCACCGGGGTCATCCGCTGACTGACCCGCGCGCCGGAGGCGACGTCGACGTCGACCTGATGATCACCGAGCTCGGCCCGGCTGACCAACCGGCGGCGCTCGATCGAGATCTCGAAGGCCCGCCGCAACTGCGGGTCGAGGTCATGCAGGGCCTTGTCCAAGGCATCGGCCGGCACCCGGAAACTCGGCGGCACGACGTGATCGAACTTCTCGGCGTACTTCCTCAGCGCGTGCACCCCGTGCTGCGCGATGTCGGAACAGATCGGTCGGACCGCCTCAACAGCGGCCTCGACATCGAACTCGGCGCGCGGCAGCACGGACGCCAACGCGTCCGGTTCTGCGGGCGCACCCGATGCGCGAAGATCGATACGTCGTAGCACGGTCGAATTCTACGAGTACGCCGCCGGCCGCCGCCTTCGCACGTCAGAGGGTGGACCCTCAGCCGGCCTCCGTTCGGGGGATGAGCACCTGCTCGGCCACCCGGCGCGGCGCGTACGGGTCGATCAGAGGCTCGCCGGAAACGTGCGCGGCGACCAGATCCGCGATCACCTCCGGCTGACTGTGATTGAGCGCATGCGCACCGGGCACCTTGACCGCGCGGACGTGCGGAACAGTGGCCAGCACGAACGCCCGGGACAGGTTCACCAGCGGGTCGCGCTCGCCGACCACCACCAGGGTCGGGGCGTCGAGATGATGTAGCCGTTCCAGCGTCGGATAGTGCGTCATGGCCTTGAAGAGGTCCAGACTCTGGATCACGCCGAACCGCAGGTAGTCGCGGACGGCGATCCGCAGCATCGGCGGTGACTCACGGAATCCGTCCAGCGCCATCTGACGGATCGCCCGTACGAGCGGCAGATTGTTGGGGCCGCCGGCCGGCGACACCAGCACAGCATGGCTGATCCGATCGGGGTACTGGGAGGCGAACTCGATGATGATGGACCCGCCCAGGGAGTTGCCGACCAGAATCGGGCGTTCCACCCCAACGGTGTCGCAGTAGGAGACGAGCGCGCGGGCCATCCCGCCCAGATCGAGCCCGTGGCGCGGCCGGATGCTGCGCCCGACACCGGGCAGATCCGGTACGAAGGTCCGGTAGCGGGTGGCCAGCAGCGCCGCGGTCGGCTCCAGGTAGGTGCCGGACACCCCGAAGCCGTGAACGTGGACGATCGCGGGTGCGTCCGGTCCGGCCCGCAGCGCCATGCGGTGGAACAACGGCAGCCCGTCGACGATCAGCCACTCGGGTTCGAGCGGTGGCACCGGCCGCCGGCCCGGGATCGTCGTCGGCCGGTCCGGGGTCGTCGTCGAATTGTCGGTCGATTCGCCCACGTGAGTCATTGTCCTTCGCCCGGAAGCGCGATGTGCGCGGTTCGGAAACCAACCGGTCGATCGTCCGGGCGGAGAATGAATCACATCATGGCCAAGAAGAACAAGCCCGACGCCGCCGGCACGCCGGCCACCGTGGCGCTCACCCGGAGCAAGATCACCTACAGCCTGCACCCGTACCGGCATCAGCCGGACACGACCTCGTACGGAGAGGAGGCGGCCGAGCAGCTCGGCATCGACCCGGGCCGCATCTTCAAAACCCTGGTCGCCGAGGTCGGCGATCGGCTGGTGGTGGCCGTGGTGCCGGTGGCCGGCCGGCTGGACCTGAAGGCGCTGGCCCAGGCGCTCGGCGGCAAGAACGCGGCGATGGCCGATGCCGACCGGGCGGCGCGCAGCAGCGGGTACGTGCTCGGCGGGATCTCGCCGATCGGTCAGCGCACCCGGCTGGCCACGGTGATCGACTCCAGTGCCCGCAACTACGAAACGATCTTTGTCAGCGCCGGCCGTCGCGGCCTCCAGGTGGAGCTCTCCCCCGATGATCTGATCGTCGTCACCGACGCCAGCACGGCCGACATCGCCGGTTGAGCAACCGCCGGTACGGCATCATGGGCCGCATGGCCGCCGAGCAGGAGCAGTCGCAGACCGTTTCGGTCGACGGCATGCTGCTCAAGATCAGCAATCTGGACAAGGTGTTGTACCCGGCGACCGGCACCACCAAGGGCGACGTGATCGCGTACTACACCGAGATCGCGCCGATCATGGTGCCGCACCTGAACGGCCGGCCGGTCACCCGCAAACGCTGGGTGCACGGGGTCGGCACCGAGGCCGAGCCGGGCGCGGTCTTCTTCCAGAAGAATCTCGATCCGCGGTCGACGCCGGACTGGGTGCGCCGCTTCGCGATCGAGCATCGCAGCGGAACCAACGAATACCCGATCGTGAACGATCTGGCCACGCTTGCCTGGTTGGCCCAGTTGGCCTCGTTGGAGATCCACGTGCCGCAGTGGCGATTCGACCGAGACGGATCGGTCGGCAATCCGGACCGGCTGGTTCTTGATCTTGATCCCGGTCCGGGCGTCGGTCTGGCCGAGTGCGCGCAGGTGGCCCACTGGGCCCGGGATGCCTTGCAGGCTGTGGGTCTGGAGCTGTTCCCCGTCACCAGTGGCAGCAAGGGCATCCATCTCTACGCGCACTTGGACGGCAGCCACAGTTCGGCCGACGCGTCCAAGATCGCCAAGGAACTTGCCCGATCCCTGCAGTCGGTGCATCCCGAGCTGGTGGTCTCGGAGATGGCGAAGGCTCAGCGCAAGGGCAAGGTCTTCATCGACTGGAGCCAGAACAACGCGAACAAGACCACCATCTCGCCGTACTCGCTGCGGGGCCGGATGCGGCCGACGGTCGCCGCGCCGAGGACCTGGGACGAGCTGGACGAGGACCTGGAACAGCTGGACTACGAAGAACTGTCGGCACGGGTCGGCGAGCTCGGTGACCTGCTGGCTCCGCTGATCCCAGCCGAGGTCGACGGGCCGGTCGCGGCCGACTCCGGCGCGCGCGACCGGGCGTCGGTCGATCGGCTGGCCAAGTATCGGAGCATGCGCGACCCGGACCGTACGCCGGAACCGGTGCCGGCCGAGGCGCCCCAGGTCCGCGACGGCGATCAGCCGATGTTCGTCATCCAGGAGCACCACGCCCGCCGGTTGCACTACGACTTCCGACTGGAGCACGACGGCGTGCTGGTCAGCTGGGCGGTGCCGAAGGGGGTGCCGACCGGCACCAAGACGAACCATCTGGCGGTGCAGACCGAAGATCATCCGATCGAGTACGGCAGCTTCTCCGGGATCATCCCGCAAGCCGAGTACGGCGGCGGCGAAGTGATCATCTTCGACACCGGGACGTTCGAACTGGAGAAGTGGCGCGACGGCCGGGAGGTGATCGCCACTCTCAACGGCACCAAACCCGGCGGCGTCGGCACCGACTGCAAGATCGCGTTGATCCACACCGGTGGTCGCGGCGGGCAGCCGGAGAACCACTGGCTGATGCACCTGATGTCCGGCTCCCCCACCGAGCCCGTGCCGGCGACACCGGACGAGCTGACAGCGCTGCACGAGCAGGCGGCTCGTGATGATGATCTTGTCTGGCATTCCAATCGCGACGAGGACGCCGGACCCGAGAATCCCAAGCCAGCAAGGGTTTCTGAGCCTGTCGAAGGACCGTCGAGCGTCGTGGATTTTCCGCCCGAGATCAAACCGATGCTCGCCAGCACGGCGGAGGAGACCGACTTCTCCGACGAGCGCGACTGGGCGTTCGAGATGAAGTGGGACGGCGTACGGGCGGTCTGCTATCTGGCCGGCGGGCAAGCGAAGATCCTCAGCCGGCGCGGACTGGAGAGTTCGGTCAGCTACCCCGAGATCGTCGACGCACTGAGCGGGATCGCGGTCGACAACGCGATCCTGGACGGCGAGATCGTCGCCCTCGATGATCATGGTCGGCCGAGTTTCTCCCGCCTGCAGAATCGGATGAACCTGACTCAACCGACCGATGTCGCCCGGGCCCGGCGGACCACACCCGTGCAGTTGGTGATCTTCGACGTCCTTTACCTGGACGGCCGTTCGCTGGTCAAGGAGCACTACGTCGACCGACGCCGCCGGCTGCAGGAGTTGATCACCGACGGCGGCCGGATCCAGGTGCCGCCGAGCTTCGACGGTGATCTCGAGACGGCACTGTCCGCCAGCGAATCCCTCGGCCTGGAAGGCGTGGTGGCCAAGCGCCGGACGTCGATCTACCAGGCCGGCAGCCGTGGGCGTACCTGGCTCAAGATCAAGAACTTCAAGACCCAGGAGGTCGTGGTCGGCGGTTGGCGGGACGGCAACGGTCGCCGCGCCGGCACCGTCGGCGCGCTGCTGATCGGCGTCCCGGACGAGGTCGGCCGGCTGCGCTATGCCGGCCGGGTCGGCAGCGGCTTCTCCGACGCCGAGCTGGAACGGATCGCGAAGCAGTTCCGTTCGATGGCCCGGGACGACTGCCCGCTGGACGACGTACCGCGGATCGATACCCGCGACGCCCACTGGATCGAACCGAGGTTGGTCGGCGAGGTCAGCTACGGCGAATGGACCGATGATCACCGCCTCCGCCACCCGGTCTGGCGCGGCTGGCGCCCCGACAAGACCCCAGACGACGTCCGGATGGAGCCGAACTGATCCGAGTGCCGGGCCGCCCTCAGCCGGCGACTGTGATCGCCGGGTGGTGGCGGACTTCGAAGTTCACCGAGTTGGCGATGAAGCACATCCGGTGGGCGGTCTCGTGGGCCTGCATCGCCTGCTCCGGGTCGCTGTCGGCGGAGATCGTCACCCGCGGATTCAGCATCGCCTCGGTAAAGCGGCCGCTGCCGTCGACCTCGGTGATCATGGTCGCGGTGGCGTCGTCGGTGTAGGCGACCACGGTGACGTCGGCCAGCACGCAGGCATGCAGGTAGGACAGCATGTGGCACTGGCTCAACGCTGCGAGCAGCAACTCCTCGGGGTTGAATCGGGCCGGATCCCCGCGGAAGGCCTGGTCGGCCGATCCCGGCAGCACCTGGTCGGGCTTGGTCGCCATCCGTACTTCGTGATCACGGGAGTAGTCGCGGTAGGACGAGGTGCCGCTGCCGCGGTTGCCGGTCCAGCGCGTCTTCACCGCGTAGCGATGCTGCTTGCCGCTGCTGCTCATCGTCCCGCCCCCAATCGGCGCCCAGTGTAATGACGAGCGGCACCGCAACCCGAGGCCGGTGCCGGCTCACCGGCGGCGGGTACGCCGGCGCGGCGGCAGCGCCGCTTCCTCTTCGTCCTTACCCAGCGAGGACCGCAGCAGCACCGGGATGATCGCACCGAACGCCCACACCACCAGCGCCACCGGTGAGCGCAGATTCAGCGCAATCGGGACCACGTCGC belongs to Microlunatus elymi and includes:
- the hisH gene encoding imidazole glycerol phosphate synthase subunit HisH yields the protein MTPELSVVVLDYGLGNIRSAQRALARTGVEVTVSVDHDEAVAADGLVVPGVGAFAACVDGLINIGGDKIIAERVAAGKPVLGICVGAQILFTEGVEHGRRVAGCAQWPGVVEELYARRLPHMGWNTVDAPQQSKLFGGLADERFYFVHSYGVRERARPALGEAVVTWAEHDGDRFVAGIEQGPLSATQFHPEKSGTAGARLLQNWVASL
- a CDS encoding OsmC family protein, with the translated sequence MSSSGKQHRYAVKTRWTGNRGSGTSSYRDYSRDHEVRMATKPDQVLPGSADQAFRGDPARFNPEELLLAALSQCHMLSYLHACVLADVTVVAYTDDATATMITEVDGSGRFTEAMLNPRVTISADSDPEQAMQAHETAHRMCFIANSVNFEVRHHPAITVAG
- the ybaK gene encoding Cys-tRNA(Pro) deacylase is translated as MAKKNKPDAAGTPATVALTRSKITYSLHPYRHQPDTTSYGEEAAEQLGIDPGRIFKTLVAEVGDRLVVAVVPVAGRLDLKALAQALGGKNAAMADADRAARSSGYVLGGISPIGQRTRLATVIDSSARNYETIFVSAGRRGLQVELSPDDLIVVTDASTADIAG
- a CDS encoding histidinol-phosphate transaminase, which encodes MTANPSLEELPLRPELKGEEPYGAPQLDVPVRLNVNENPYPPSPALIDDIAAAIRDAAAGMNRYPERDALALRRDLAAFLGHGLTAENIWAANGSNEVMTHVLGAFGGPGRSALTFAPSYSMYPEYARNTHTEWLTVPRKADFSLDVDLALRSMAELRPDVVLVASPNNPTGTKATLDQLRALCAAAPGVIVIDEAYAEFARPGTPSALELLPAFPRLAVSRTMSKAFAFAGGRLGYLAAAPAFVDALRIVRLPYHLSAVTQAVARVALAHAPEMLKQVDALRDERDSLQDWLSGTGLRVPPSDANFILFGRFTDRHRVFERLLDRGVLIRETGPAGWLRVSVGTPEENAAFRDALTEILPDSERLTDE
- a CDS encoding alpha/beta fold hydrolase — translated: MGESTDNSTTTPDRPTTIPGRRPVPPLEPEWLIVDGLPLFHRMALRAGPDAPAIVHVHGFGVSGTYLEPTAALLATRYRTFVPDLPGVGRSIRPRHGLDLGGMARALVSYCDTVGVERPILVGNSLGGSIIIEFASQYPDRISHAVLVSPAGGPNNLPLVRAIRQMALDGFRESPPMLRIAVRDYLRFGVIQSLDLFKAMTHYPTLERLHHLDAPTLVVVGERDPLVNLSRAFVLATVPHVRAVKVPGAHALNHSQPEVIADLVAAHVSGEPLIDPYAPRRVAEQVLIPRTEAG
- the hisD gene encoding histidinol dehydrogenase; its protein translation is MLRRIDLRASGAPAEPDALASVLPRAEFDVEAAVEAVRPICSDIAQHGVHALRKYAEKFDHVVPPSFRVPADALDKALHDLDPQLRRAFEISIERRRLVSRAELGDHQVDVDVASGARVSQRMTPVDRVGLYVPGGVAPLASTVIMNVVPAQVAGVGSLALASTPQREFGGLPHPSILALCALLGVDEVYAVGGSQAVPMFAYGVPGLCPKVNMITGPGNIYTVAAKRLVKGLVGIDSEAGPTEIAILADDSAVPAFVAADLISQSEHDPAAASVLITDSETLVAAVEDELKLQVAQARHAARIEASLTGQQSGVVLVDDLDAGIAVADAYAAEHLEIQTRDAAAVSTKINNAGAIFLGSWSPVSLGDYSAGSTHVLPTAGCACHSSGLNVKSYLKAVHVIDYSEDALAEIADSVVTFAEAEDLPSHGRAISIRQERTR
- the hisB gene encoding imidazoleglycerol-phosphate dehydratase HisB — translated: MSEPRTGSVDRSTSESSVAVKINLDGVGDSVINTGVGFYDHMLTALARHGLFDLEIETKGDVWIDAHHSVEDTAIALGQAIKIALGDKRGIRRFGDAMVPLDEALAQAVVDVSGRPYCVHSGEPEGQEYVIIGGGPVESGNGAGVPYIGSLTRHVMESLAFHAGICLHLRVLAGRDPHHIVEAQFKAVARALRDAVALDPRVTGIPSTKGTL
- a CDS encoding ATP-dependent DNA ligase → MAAEQEQSQTVSVDGMLLKISNLDKVLYPATGTTKGDVIAYYTEIAPIMVPHLNGRPVTRKRWVHGVGTEAEPGAVFFQKNLDPRSTPDWVRRFAIEHRSGTNEYPIVNDLATLAWLAQLASLEIHVPQWRFDRDGSVGNPDRLVLDLDPGPGVGLAECAQVAHWARDALQAVGLELFPVTSGSKGIHLYAHLDGSHSSADASKIAKELARSLQSVHPELVVSEMAKAQRKGKVFIDWSQNNANKTTISPYSLRGRMRPTVAAPRTWDELDEDLEQLDYEELSARVGELGDLLAPLIPAEVDGPVAADSGARDRASVDRLAKYRSMRDPDRTPEPVPAEAPQVRDGDQPMFVIQEHHARRLHYDFRLEHDGVLVSWAVPKGVPTGTKTNHLAVQTEDHPIEYGSFSGIIPQAEYGGGEVIIFDTGTFELEKWRDGREVIATLNGTKPGGVGTDCKIALIHTGGRGGQPENHWLMHLMSGSPTEPVPATPDELTALHEQAARDDDLVWHSNRDEDAGPENPKPARVSEPVEGPSSVVDFPPEIKPMLASTAEETDFSDERDWAFEMKWDGVRAVCYLAGGQAKILSRRGLESSVSYPEIVDALSGIAVDNAILDGEIVALDDHGRPSFSRLQNRMNLTQPTDVARARRTTPVQLVIFDVLYLDGRSLVKEHYVDRRRRLQELITDGGRIQVPPSFDGDLETALSASESLGLEGVVAKRRTSIYQAGSRGRTWLKIKNFKTQEVVVGGWRDGNGRRAGTVGALLIGVPDEVGRLRYAGRVGSGFSDAELERIAKQFRSMARDDCPLDDVPRIDTRDAHWIEPRLVGEVSYGEWTDDHRLRHPVWRGWRPDKTPDDVRMEPN